A region of Phycisphaerae bacterium DNA encodes the following proteins:
- a CDS encoding insulinase family protein, with product MENKQDYTQAVLPNGLRIVAVPDDRLHYFTIGAYVAMGPRFEPLAHTGISHFIEHMLFQGSQKYPTSEDITRAADRITGQIAASTSPEYAYFALAVHRKYAGQAIEILAELLQRPRFELDEIEHEKKIVLEERAQFHDRAQRNLSVDELLYNLLTRSREQDVSLVGTAANIGQFDRDMVRNYWKQFFTAGNTVLVAAGGFEPDAVAAKIANEFEPMPAGRPAEPQAAENPRPGPEVVFRRQDSPMLTVALAWRAVSFDHPDYAAYAALSEFLGAGTSSRLFTRIREELGLVYDISSGLVTGSHFGWLQIDTTVSRSNYVATLDEILNVVDEFVERPADEQELAVCREKLRCGLEIAHDDPAETAAWYGKQTLLLPPDRILSLQDELRQIEDLSMDQLVRVARSTFTPDGCHLVAVGPINWLDRRRTRRLVRSRLGVAPLVTGPGRPPS from the coding sequence ATGGAAAACAAGCAGGACTACACTCAGGCCGTCTTGCCCAACGGGCTGCGGATTGTCGCCGTCCCGGACGACCGGCTTCACTATTTCACCATCGGGGCCTACGTGGCGATGGGACCGCGGTTCGAACCCTTGGCCCACACCGGCATCAGCCACTTCATCGAGCATATGCTCTTCCAGGGCTCGCAGAAGTACCCGACCAGCGAGGACATCACCCGGGCGGCCGACCGGATCACCGGCCAGATCGCCGCCTCAACCTCGCCCGAGTACGCCTACTTCGCCCTCGCCGTCCACCGCAAGTATGCCGGCCAGGCCATCGAGATCCTGGCCGAACTGCTCCAGCGGCCGCGCTTCGAACTCGATGAGATCGAGCACGAAAAGAAGATCGTCCTCGAAGAACGGGCCCAGTTCCACGACCGCGCCCAGCGCAACCTCTCGGTCGATGAACTGCTCTACAATCTACTGACCCGCTCCAGGGAGCAGGACGTTTCCCTCGTCGGCACCGCCGCCAACATCGGCCAGTTCGACCGCGACATGGTCCGGAACTACTGGAAGCAATTCTTCACCGCCGGCAACACCGTCCTGGTGGCGGCAGGGGGGTTCGAGCCGGATGCTGTCGCCGCCAAGATCGCCAACGAGTTCGAGCCCATGCCCGCCGGCCGGCCCGCCGAGCCCCAAGCCGCGGAAAACCCCCGGCCCGGTCCCGAAGTCGTCTTTCGCCGCCAGGACTCTCCGATGCTCACCGTCGCCCTGGCCTGGCGGGCCGTCTCGTTCGATCATCCCGACTACGCCGCCTACGCTGCGCTCTCCGAGTTTCTCGGCGCCGGCACCAGTTCGCGCCTCTTCACCCGCATCCGCGAAGAGCTCGGCCTGGTCTACGACATCTCCAGCGGTCTGGTCACAGGCTCCCATTTCGGTTGGCTGCAGATCGACACCACGGTCAGCCGGTCCAACTACGTGGCCACCCTCGATGAGATCCTCAACGTGGTCGATGAATTCGTCGAGCGTCCAGCCGATGAGCAGGAGCTTGCCGTTTGCCGCGAAAAACTCCGCTGCGGCCTCGAAATCGCCCACGACGACCCCGCCGAAACCGCCGCCTGGTACGGCAAACAGACCCTCCTGCTGCCGCCCGACCGGATACTCTCCCTCCAGGACGAACTACGCCAGATCGAAGATCTGTCAATGGATCAACTCGTGAGGGTCGCCCGCTCGACCTTCACTCCCGACGGCTGTCACCTGGTGGCGGTCGGCCCGATCAACTGGCTCGACCGTCGGCGCACCCGGCGCCTGGTCCGCTCGAGGCTCGGCGTCGCCCCGCTCGTCACGGGACCGGGTCGGCCACCTTCCTGA
- a CDS encoding 6-bladed beta-propeller: MKRTFWLPVLVGVIIAFPFASASAQIDPNTILSNLPSDLQGQIEALLGGTDLSSLLGEADEGDEAAEVTELPSPCESIDRVRANNPGRLLQPSRTRVSRIVNGARSCNFNYGFDEIVVPEDEPSFGERICRVFLNALVIAFQNIFDDDIIPDPNGTAAYAFDRAWGTQGTGNGQFDLPDGIAIDAANDVYVADTQNNRIQRFSDTGELRSEWGVEGSDEGEFLQPRGVAVDSAGEIYVADTQNNRIQVFDEEGTFLREWGTAGEAEGEFLRPQGIAIDADDNVYVADTENDRVQVFTSEGDFVRGWGTLGDGDGELFRPQGIAVDDAGNVFVADTENDRVQRFATSGEFVEVIGERGTGNGQFIQPEGVAVDTAGNIFVTDSGNNRVQRLTRAGAFLTTFGSQGTANGQFRQ, encoded by the coding sequence ATGAAAAGGACGTTTTGGTTGCCCGTACTTGTCGGGGTGATTATAGCTTTTCCATTCGCCAGTGCCAGCGCGCAGATCGATCCGAACACCATTCTTTCGAACCTGCCATCGGACCTTCAGGGCCAGATCGAGGCGCTGCTGGGCGGGACGGACCTGAGCAGCCTGTTGGGCGAAGCGGACGAGGGCGACGAGGCGGCTGAGGTCACGGAGTTGCCGTCGCCGTGCGAGTCGATCGACCGGGTGCGGGCGAACAATCCGGGCCGGTTGCTCCAGCCGTCGCGGACGCGGGTCTCGCGGATCGTCAACGGGGCGCGGTCGTGCAACTTCAACTACGGGTTTGACGAGATCGTGGTGCCCGAGGACGAGCCGAGCTTCGGAGAGCGGATCTGCCGCGTGTTCCTCAATGCACTGGTGATCGCGTTCCAGAACATCTTTGACGACGACATCATTCCCGATCCCAACGGCACGGCGGCGTACGCATTCGACCGGGCGTGGGGCACGCAGGGAACGGGCAACGGCCAATTCGACCTGCCGGACGGCATTGCCATTGACGCGGCCAATGACGTTTACGTCGCCGACACCCAGAACAACCGTATCCAGAGGTTCAGCGACACCGGCGAGCTTCGGTCGGAATGGGGCGTCGAAGGCAGCGACGAGGGCGAGTTCCTCCAGCCGCGCGGCGTGGCCGTCGATTCAGCGGGCGAGATCTACGTGGCGGACACGCAGAACAACCGCATTCAGGTGTTCGACGAGGAAGGGACGTTTTTGCGGGAATGGGGAACAGCGGGCGAGGCGGAAGGCGAGTTCCTGCGGCCGCAGGGCATTGCGATCGACGCCGACGACAACGTGTACGTGGCGGACACGGAGAACGATCGGGTCCAGGTATTCACCAGCGAGGGGGATTTCGTCCGCGGCTGGGGAACGCTGGGCGACGGCGACGGCGAGTTGTTCCGGCCCCAGGGAATCGCGGTGGACGATGCGGGCAACGTCTTTGTGGCCGATACGGAGAACGACCGGGTCCAGCGGTTTGCCACGAGCGGCGAGTTCGTGGAGGTGATCGGCGAACGCGGGACGGGCAACGGGCAGTTCATCCAGCCGGAAGGCGTCGCAGTCGATACCGCTGGGAATATCTTCGTGACGGATTCGGGCAACAACCGCGTCCAGCGGCTCACGCGGGCGGGCGCCTTCCTGACGACCTTCGGCAGCCAGGGCACGGCCAACGGGCAGTTCCGTCAGC